From the Plectropomus leopardus isolate mb chromosome 18, YSFRI_Pleo_2.0, whole genome shotgun sequence genome, one window contains:
- the cacng7a gene encoding calcium channel, voltage-dependent, gamma subunit 7a, translated as MSSFSTRALTLLSSIFGACGLLLVGVAVSTDYWLLMEEGIVLQQNQTTEVKMALHSGLWRVCFVAGPEKGRCVASEYFTEPEIEITTENTANILKMVRTATPFPMVSLLFVFTAFVISNIGHIRPQRTILAFVSGIFFILSGLSLVVGLVLYISSINDEVMNRPREPEQFFHYRYGWSFAFAASSFLLKEGAGVMSVYLFMKRYAEEELYRPHPALYRPRMSECSDYSGQFLHPDSWPPPQRGRSASDVSSDISIQLNQTPPSQAQPKGGSSSQPTPSSSGPSSAASYQLQPASSSSTSSSYPHPLHMAATSTLPRASHAHGHSQPHPHPSGPPPQSMPMGAPPSAVPPPRYHTHMRMSASPC; from the exons ATGAGTTCGTTCAGTACGAGGGCCCTCACGCTGCTCTCGTCGATTTTCGGGGCCTGTGGTTTGCTCTTGGTGGGCGTCGCCGTGTCAACAGACTACTGGCTGCTAATGGAGGAGGGAATTGTCCTGCAGCAGAACCAGACCACAGAGGTCAAGATGGCGCTTCACTCCGGCCTCTGGAGGGTCTGCTTCGTGGCAG gacCAGAGAAGGGCAGATGTGTGGCGTCGGAGTATTTCACCGAGCCGGAGATAGAGATCACGACAGAAAATACAGCCAACATACTCA AAATGGTCCGAACCGCCACTCCTTTCCCCATGGTCTCCCTGCTCTTCGTCTTTACTGCCTTTGTCATCAGCAACATAGGACACATCCGGCCTCAGCGCACCATCCTCGCCTTTGTTTCTGGAATATTCTTCATACTGTCAG gtctCAGTCTGGTGGTCGGTCTGGTCCTGTATATTTCCAGTATCAATGACGAGGTGATGAACCGACCCCGAGAGCCAGAACAGTTCTTCCACTACCGCTACGGCTGGTCCTTCGCCTTCGCTGCATCCTCCTTCCTCCTCAAAGAG GGTGCAGGAGTGATGTCCGTCTACCTCTTCATGAAGCGTTATGCTGAGGAGGAGCTGTACAGGCCTCATCCCGCTCTTTACCGCCCTCGCATGTCCGAATGTAGCGACTACAGCGGCCAGTTCCTCCACCCAGACTCCTGGCCTCCACCTCAGCGCGGTCGTAGCGCCTCTGACGTCTCTTCTGACATCTCCATCCAGCTTAACCAGACCCCACCATCGCAGGCACAACCCAAGGGGGGGAGCAGCTCCCAGCCtacaccctcctcctctggGCCTTCATCAGCGGCCAGCTACCAGCTCCAGCCGGCCTCCTCTTcgtccacctcctcctcttacCCACACCCCCTCCACATGGCCGCCACTTCCACCCTACCCAGAGCGTCCCATGCTCACGGCCACTCTCAGCCCCATCCCCATCCTAGTGGGCCCCCACCCCAGTCCATGCCAATGGGGGCACCACCCTCTGCCGTGCCTCCTCCCCGTTATCACACGCACATGCGGATGAGCGCCTCGCCATGCTAG